One genomic window of Mercenaria mercenaria strain notata chromosome 2, MADL_Memer_1, whole genome shotgun sequence includes the following:
- the LOC123563151 gene encoding anaphase-promoting complex subunit 16-like, producing the protein MATGNDIVDVRKALFTSPGVNVNETTDMNASTLNNRLQIEHETDDQYKKSQKDAHEKRMKKFRKMAKQLEEDDWLYPPIEKLIGLK; encoded by the exons ATGGCAACAGGAAACGATATTGTTGATGTTAGGAAAGCGTTATTTACATCCCCAGGTGTTAATGTAAACGAGAcaacag aTATGAATGCAAGTACGCTGAACAATCGTCTGCAGATTGAACATGAAACTGATGATCAATATAAAAAATCTCAAAAAG ATGCTCATGAAAAAAGGATGAAAAAATTCAGGAAGATGGCAAAGCAGTTGGAGGAAGATGACTGGCTATATCCACCAATTGAAAAACTGATTGGTTTAAAATGA
- the LOC128550439 gene encoding uncharacterized protein LOC128550439, producing MGRKKEKGGNVTLVEKPGVINVEYQLVVAERDDLLEAELGYKRRIEQLEKENADTLQSFDVLYNENKILRSKLDTPDGVGADSVESYNVVYKDREHLREANRAFKRRIRQLEDDAAETQKSYNKLYQNHQLVTQKAQLETEFATKARDEKINEMEQEHVEISNKLKMFLKEREQYEYRIAEMDKERNELQNKYDFLAEEKHEFQLRCDVLQADREKLKETVMDLEEKVPDPEIKAKEEQQFLSLQAQVVVLQVSNTDASKEIHKLKEEIRVLNKLKREHVEMIDRASSVIVDEDEEENERQKTERYAEVEAELEENRQRGIYLLKENDRLKSETAVLESKVANLELNLRDLQEELKAKKTEVEDLSVLARDGQSLNEDFIALQDKVKDLSATRQALEIELIQEKKLSKLKIMELNKDLEKTKDKLNDTDKQKMKSEGDNNKLHDENETLQKVTEAQALELRNMKAQLEQIQNILEDKTVKYQDMKKNEKENQEELRESRLQLHIVRRELADLRKEKAGNFSTLKNEMQTAKDERQEETEQMRKETVRLREEVKKLKEYEHKITTMDSEIRRLMNRLRMTDRFRKLPKKSEKGEDEKDEVKELKKRQRELEKEKMVLIQEKRQWEILKEKYADLQMNNRRLIEENKRVRGDLDGSSFKVDTLEKRFKKLHVKVEDITNDPKRIQRATYVEKSDNRSSRLVAKKREPKPSENKELKKLALKTIDEESADKTTVAESFGMSAARGTKPTHPKYRRKFERKSTRTSEDMSRMRSKKPVLPKLEPETGLMYGKGYRELHKNRYRPASTLELL from the coding sequence ATGGGGAGGAAAAAGGAGAAAGGAGGCAACGTTACTCTCGTTGAAAAACCAGGAGTAATAAATGTAGAATATCAGCTGGTAGTTGCTGAAAGAGATGATTTACTTGAAGCAGAATTAGGGTACAAAAGACGAATTGAACAACTGGAAAAGGAAAATGCTGATACACTCCAAAGTTTTGATGtcttatataatgaaaacaaaatactcAGATCTAAACTGGACACACCTGATGGAGTTGGAGCGGATAGTGTTGAATCATACAATGTAGTGTATAAAGACAGAGAACATTTAAGAGAAGCAAACAGAGCTTTTAAAAGAAGGATTCGTCAGTTGGAAGATGATGCCGCGGAAACACAAAAATCTTACAACAAGCTGTACCAGAACCACCAGCTTGTTACTCAAAAAGCTCAGCTGGAAACAGAGTTTGCTACAAAAGCCAGAGatgaaaaaattaatgaaatggaACAGGAACATGTGGAGATATCAAACAAATTGAAGATGTTTCTAAAAGAAAGAGAGCAATATGAATACAGAATTGCTGAAATGGATAAAGAAAGAAATGAACTGCAAAATAAGTATGATTTTCTTGCTGAGGAAAAGCATGAATTTCAATTAAGATGTGACGTCCTACAGGCCGACAGAGAAAAGTTGAAAGAGACGGTGATGGATCTTGAGGAGAAGGTACCCGATCCAGAAATTAAAGCAAAGGAAGAACAACAGTTTTTATCTCTACAAGCACAGGTTGTAGTACTACAAGTCAGCAATACAGATGCGAGCAAAGAAATTCATAAATTGAAAGAAGAAATCAGAGTATTGAATAAACTAAAGAGAGAACACGTTGAAATGATAGACAGGGCATCAAGCGTGATTGTTGATGAGgatgaagaagaaaatgaaagaCAGAAGACGGAACGGTACGCTGAGGTTGAGGCTGAACTTGAAGAAAACCGTCAGAGAGGTATATATCTACTGAAAGAAAATGACCGCTTGAAATCGGAAACAGCGGTACTAGAGAGCAAGGTTGCAAACTTAGAATTGAATTTACGTGATTTACAAGAAGAGCTGAAGGCAAAGAAAACGGAAGTTGAAGATTTATCTGTTTTAGCCCGAGACGGTCAAAGTCTTAATGAAGACTTCATAGCTCTGCAAGATAAAGTAAAAGATTTGAGTGCAACGCGACAGGCATTAGAAATTGAGCTTATTCAGGAAAAGAAGTTGTCAAAGTTAAAAATAATGGAACTTAACAAAGACTTAGAGAAAACAAAAGACAAACTGAACGACActgacaaacaaaaaatgaagtcAGAAGGTGATAATAATAAATTGCATGATGAAAATGAAACTCTCCAAAAAGTTACTGAAGCTCAGGCATTAGAACTTAGAAATATGAAAGCCCAGCTTGAACAGATTCAGAATATTCTAGAGGATAAGACTGTTAAGTATCAGGAtatgaagaaaaatgaaaaagaaaatcaagAAGAACTTAGGGAGTCTAGATTACAGCTACATATTGTTCGCCGTGAACTAGCCGATCTTCGGAAGGAAAAAGCCGGTAACTTTAGTACCCTGAAAAATGAAATGCAGACAGCTAAAGACGAAAGACAAGAAGAAACAGAGCAAATGCGCAAAGAAACAGTCCGTCTAAGAGAAGAAgtcaaaaagttaaaagaatatgAGCATAAGATAACGACCATGGATTCCGAGATAAGACGCTTGATGAATAGGTTGAGAATGACAGACAGATTTAGAAAGCTCCCGAAGAAATCTGAAAAAGGGGAGGACGAAAAAGATGAAGTCAAAGAATTAAAGAAACGCCAACGagaattagaaaaagaaaaaatggtaCTTATACAAGAAAAGCGCCAGTGGgagattttaaaagaaaaatatgccGACCTACAGATGAATAACCGTCGCCTCATAGAAGAGAATAAGAGGGTAAGAGGAGATCTGGATGGGAGTAGTTTTAAGGTCGATACTCTTGAAAAGAGATTCAAGAAGCTACATGTGAAGGTAGAAGATATCACAAACGATCCAAAACGTATCCAACGAGCTACGTACGTTGAAAAATCTGATAATCGCTCTTCGAGACTAGTAGCTAAGAAAAGAGAACCAAAGCCGAGTGAAAACAAAGAATTAAAGAAACTTGCATTGAAAACTATAGACGAAGAGTCTGCAGATAAGACTACTGTTGCTGAAAGTTTTGGTATGTCGGCAGCCAGAGGCACGAAACCAACACATCCTAAATATCGAAGAAAATTCGAAAGAAAATCGACGAGGACTTCTGAAGACATGTCAAGAATGCGATCGAAGAAACCAGTTTTACCAAAACTGGAACCAGAAACTGGTCTTATGTATGGTAAAGGATACCGAGAATTACATAAAAATAGATATCGCCCAGCCTCAACCCTAGAATTACTGTGA
- the LOC128550443 gene encoding short-chain collagen C4-like — protein sequence MIIAVSFGLLRADENKRVLLHSDEYLNQAYQTLALEVQTMKSTMSSLTSTVSTLTSAVAVLQASSGNNGGSVYVRWGRNSCPVNGSSLVYAGLAGGSFYSTPGGGSNYICLPTDPQWAHYSDSVSSSGKVFGAEYQFDGAFFGGRTLYQEDVPCSVCQSTRTRMLMIPGRLECYPGWTKEYNGYLVSEREGDASSSEYVCLDSKPEIVIGGHRNENGRLFYLVEGSCGSLKCAPYVNGRERTCVVRTM from the exons ATGATAATTGCTGTTAGCTTTGGTTTACTTCGTGCCGACGAAAACAAACGTGTACTTCTACATTCCGATGAATATCTTAACCAAGCTTATCAGACACTTGCCTTAGAG GTCCAAACCATGAAATCAACAATGTCGTCTTTGACCTCGACAGTTTCTACGCTGACATCTGCGGTTGCTGTTTTACAGGCTTCATCAG GCAACAACGGAGGCAGTGTTTATGTTAGATGGGGAAGAAATTCATGTCCAGTGAATGGGTCAAGTCTTGTTTATGCTG GACTCGCTGGAGGCTCATTTTACTCGACCCCCGGAGGAGGTTCAAATTATATATGCCTGCCAACTGACCCGCAGTGGGCACATTACAGTGACTCGGTTTCAAGCAGCGGAAAAGTGTTCGGTGCCGAGTATCAGTTTGACGGTGCATTCTTTGGTGGTAGAACACTCTACCAAGAAGACGTCCCATGTTCCGTTTGTCAGTCAACAAGAACCCGGATGTTGATGATACCAGGCCGCTTGGAATGTTATCCCGGTTGGACAAAAGAGTACAACGGCTATCTCGTCAGCGAACGGGAAGGCGATGCATCTTCCTCCGAGTATGTTTGTCTGGATAGTAAGCCCGAAATTGTAATTGGAGGGCATAGAAACGAAAACGGTCGTCTGTTCTATCTTGTAGAAGGCTCGTGTGGTTCCCTCAAATGTGCGCCTTACGTGAATGGTCGTGAACGTACATGTGTTGTTCGTacaatgtaa